A DNA window from Zingiber officinale cultivar Zhangliang chromosome 3A, Zo_v1.1, whole genome shotgun sequence contains the following coding sequences:
- the LOC122050412 gene encoding uncharacterized protein LOC122050412: protein MGLLEALITNCPLLNELCLINMFDFSGLKVCSPSLVNFNFDGEHIDLSFENVPLLATLSVSFIEKIDKYYAYPEVVCKLFRIVNHLPSIKKIVLRKEAFKVWTYGELPIQVPFAYQLKHFHATINIKNIQEMHTIVLVFRSCLLLVTLELEAYILKNLDDGTSIEKFWDAQQG from the exons ATGGGCTTGCTTGAGGCTTTAATCACTAATTGCCCTCTACTAAATGAACTATGCTTGATAAACATGTTTGATTTTAGCGGTCTTAAGGTTTGTTCCCCAAGTCTAGTTAACTTCAATTTTGATGGAGAACACATAgatctttcttttgaaaatgtTCCGTTATTAGCTACATTGTCCGTCTCCTTCATTGAGAAGATTGACAAGTATTATGCATACCCTGAAGTAGTTTGTAAATTATTTAGAATCGTTAACCATCTTCCCAGTATTAAGAAGATTGTACTCCGCAAAGAAGCATTCAAG GTCTGGACATATGGTGAGTTGCCCATCCAGGTTCCTTTCGCATATCAGCTAAAGCATTTTCATGCAACTATAAACATCAAGAACATACAAGAAATGCATACCATAGTTCTTGTGTTCAGAAGCTGCCTTTTGTTAGTCACTCTTGAGTTAGAG GCATATATTCTCAAGAATTTAGACGACGGAACATCCATTGAGAAATTTTGGGATGCACAGCAAG GTTGA